One window from the genome of Anopheles merus strain MAF chromosome 3R, AmerM5.1, whole genome shotgun sequence encodes:
- the LOC121596910 gene encoding protein spaetzle 4, with the protein MMAFHSDRVPSWQTTRGLLGWCIISTMLLLLLLVPIVSTAESYGYDSASSCDPTRASRRGRSQLLKTIPCDLSVQAYCNLPGSAYPWHAVRRFVHENQGLMRRMYGDVRHISVLKEEFENNEIDIDDIDRATERYTRPSGHVGSAGGRDGKRMKYLRPSSPHYDGGPGHYPRDKSNEIPLNEPHFRPTQTKTTVTTTSTTTPRSSSISTTSTDSSSTTTTSATTTTPTVESSDISTTGKSPSTTTASSTSTSTTVESPPPINGSPASVGQTVPSSTQTTLELQEANPSVESKVEQQHATTTSTPSTADKISPVGGSSVVPTNKNSIQAADTEAIDMDALSSLAKLETNESLQASFASGDKDVEETVVKISSTLKLTSSSTLEKVDDRKEPLDSVTESGAKAGEIESTIGSYPNDRQDTEEAVSDDIAADDHDSLSSSSKTVAESLIQHQPIQTTSNVQQQQQQKIRFESIKPHSGTATGSSTSVKKTSNPEGQLFQDAAQKEPPVVNGRGVNACPVKEEVVAPFWANNTRGEVLALLNLYPFEQYVHWEKCTHELKQMYCREGCRCEQQYRLHRLLAYDPHNECRGIFSDWFRFPSCCICKCYDMPFDFRVTSRSPRSLTKESIELVEDELQNAIYEHAADEWYRPKEHDVE; encoded by the exons ATGATGGCGTTTCATAGCGATCGTGTACCTAGT TGGCAAACGACGCGTGGTTTGCTGGGCTGGTGCATTATTTCAAccatgctgctgttgcttctgctAGTTCCGATCGTATCGACAGCCGAGAGCTATGGATACGATTCGGCGTCATCCTGCGACCCAACGAGAGCCTCCCGCCGGGGACGTTCGCAGCTCCTCAAAACCATTCCCTGCGATCTGAGCGTGCAGGCGTACTGCAATCTGCCCGGTTCCGCATATCCCTGGCATGCCGTGCGTCGGTTTGTGCACGAAAACCAGGGCCTGATGCGCCGGATGTACGGCGACGTGCGGCACATATCGGTGCTGAAAGAGGAGTTTGAAAACAACGAGATCGACATTGACGATATCGATCGTGCGACGGAGCGATACACGAGGCCCTCCGGCCATGTTGGGTCGGCCGGCGGACGGGATGGCAAGCGGATGAAGTATTTGCGGCCCTCCTCGCCCCACTACGATGGAGGGCCGGGACACTATCCGCGGGATAAGAGCAATGAGATCCCCCTGAATGAGCCTCACTTCCGACCGACCCAGACGAAGACGACGGTAACGACGACATCCACAACGACGCCCAGAAGTAGTAGTATTAGTACCACGTCAACTGACAGCAGtagcaccaccacaaccagCGCTACCACGACGACTCCAACCGTAGAGTCGAGTGATATCTCTACCACGGGTAAAAGCCCTTCAACGACGACTGCGAGCAGTACCAGCACGAGTACGACCGTTGAGTCACCTCCGCCGATAAATGGTAGTCCAGCATCGGTAGGGCAAACAGTGCCGTCCTCCACGCAGACCACATTGGAGCTGCAGGAAGCAAACCCATCAGTCGAGAGCAAAgtggagcagcagcatgcAACTACTACCAGTACGCCGTCTACCGCCGACAAGATCTCACCAGTAGGTGGGTCCAGTGTTGTTCCAACCAACAAGAACTCCATTCAAGCTGCGGATACGGAAGCTATTGATATGGACGCACTGTCATCGCTAGCTAAGCTGGAAACGAATGAATCGTTACAGGCGTCCTTCGCATCTGGCGACAAAGACGTGGAAGAGACGGTTGTAAAGATATCCTCCACTCTGAAGCTCACCTCGTCCAGTACACTCGAGAAGGTAGATGATCGGAAAGAACCTCTGGACTCTGTTACAGAGAGTGGCGCTAAGGCCGGCGAGATCGAGTCCACGATCGGTAGCTATCCCAATGATCGGCAAGATACTGAAGAGGCAGTATCCGACGATATTGCTGCTGACGACCACGATTCactgagcagcagcagtaaaacTGTGGCGGAATCGTTGATACAACATCAGCCGATTCAGACGACCAGCAatgtacagcagcagcagcagcaaaagataCGATTTGAGAGCATTAAACCACACTCGGGAACGGCGACGGGCAGTTCGACGTCGGTAAAGAAGACGTCCAACCCCGAGGGGCAACTGTTCCAAGATGCGGCGCAGAAAGAACCGCCCGTCGTTAATGGGCGCGGAGT TAACGCTTGCCCAGTGAAGGAGGAGGTAGTCGCACCGTTCTGGGCCAACAATACCCGGGGGGAGGTGCTCGCACTGCTGAACCTGTATCCCTTCGAGCAGTACGTGCACTGGGAGAAGTGCACGCACGAGCTGAAGCAGATGTACTGCCGCGAGGGCTGTCGCTGCGAGCAGCAGTACCGATTGCACCGGCTGCTCGCCTACGACCCGCACAACGAGTGCCGTGGCATCTTTTCCGACTGGTTCCGGTTTCCGTCCTGCTGCATCTGCAAGTGTTACGATATGCCGTTCGATTTCCGCGTCACCTCGCGCAGCCCTCGGTCGTTGACCAAGGAGTCGATCGAGCTGGTGGAGGATGAACTGCAGAATGCCATCTACGAGCATGCGGCCGACGAGTGGTACCGACCGAAGGAACATGACGTTGAGTAA
- the LOC121596914 gene encoding bacchus-like: MSSADKNSEVEVENVAAAEEKAETKEVKGVKRPADEKTAETKKVKKDENGAGEEEEEVEDEGEELEGEDEEYDLPYGDEEDIEAEDEEEEEGDDVEGEEEDEDA; the protein is encoded by the exons atgAGTTCCGCAGACAAAAACAGTGAAGTTGAGGTGGAGAATGTTGCCGCCGCCGAGGAGAAGGCAGAGACCAAGGAGGTGAAAGGAGTCAAGCGGCCCGCCGAC GAAAAAACCGCCGAAACGAAAAAAGTAAAGAAGGACGAAAACGGTGCCGgcgaggaagaggaagaagtggAAGACGAGGGAGAGGAGCTGGAGGGTGAGGATGAGGAGTACGACCTTCCATACGGCGATGAGGAAGACATCGAAGCAGAAG atgaggaagaggaggagggcGATGATGTCGAGggagaggaggaggacgaggacgcGTAA
- the LOC121596911 gene encoding L-2-hydroxyglutarate dehydrogenase, mitochondrial, which yields MLLSRKIVPRTLAGIASRAYSADGNRNYDIVVVGGGIVGTASAREILLRHPALRIAIVEKEPKLAFHQSGHNSGVIHAGIYYKPGSLKAKLCVEGLHLSYKYLDEKSIPYKKVGKLIVATNAVEVERLNDLYQRSLANNVPDVQVVDQAKIKEIEPYCQGLKAIWSPHTGIVDWGLVTQYYGRDFKAAGGDVYINFKVAKFSEAPDNLDYPIVVRSEKGDEIRARHILTCGGLQSDKIAEMTGCSAVPKIVPFRGEYLLLNPDKCHMVRGNIYPVPDPRFPFLGVHFTPRMDGSVWLGPNAVLAFRREGYKWSDINVPELIDALRFPGFIKMASKFVGAGMMEIARSALIPLQVRELQKFIPDIHEYDVARGPAGVRAQALDNDGNLVDDFVFDHGTGESVLSKNILHCRNAPSPGATSSLSIAKMIADKIEHEFHIGK from the exons ATGCTGCTGTCCAGGAAAATCGTACCGCGAACGTTAGCGGGCATCGCCAGCCGCGCTTACTCCGCCGACGGTAATAG AAACTACGACATTGTGGTAGTTGGCGGTGGTATCGTCGGTACGGCCTCGGCACGCGAGATTTTGCTACGCCACCCGGCACTGCGGATTGCGATCGTGGAGAAGGAGCCCAAGCTGGCCTTCCACCAGAGTGGCCACAACAGTGGGGTCATCCACGCGGGCATCTACTACAAGCCGGGCTCGCTCAAGGCGAAACTGTGCGTCGAGGGACTGCACTTAAGCTACAAGTATTTGGACGAGAAGAGCATTCCCTACAAGAAGGTTGGCAAGCTGATCGTGGCCACCAATGCGGTGGAAGTGGAACGATTAAAC GACTTGTATCAACGATCGCTGGCCAACAACGTGCCGGATGTGCAGGTAGTGGATCAGGCCAAAATCAAAGAGATCGAACCGTACTGCCAGGGGCTGAAAGCGATCTGGTCGCCCCATACGGGCATCGTCGACTGGGGCCTGGTGACGCAGTACTACGGGCGCGATTTCAAGGCCGCCGGGGGCGATGTGTACATCAACTTTAAGGTGGCCAAGTTCAGCGAAGCACCGGACAACCTCGACTACCCGATCGTGGTGCGCAGCGAGAAGGGCGATGAGATACGGGCCCGCCACATACTGACCTGCGGCGGACTGCAGTCGGACAAGATCGCGGAGATGACGGGCTGCTCGGCGGTGCCGAAAATTGTCCCCTTCCGGGGCGAGTACCTGCTGCTCAACCCGGACAAGTGCCACATGGTGCGGGGCAACATTTACCCCGTGCCCGACCCGCGGTTCCCCTTCCTAGGCGTACACTTTACGCCCCGCATGGACGGCAGCGTGTGGTTGGGCCCGAACGCGGTGCTGGCGTTCCGCCGCGAGGGCTACAAGTGGTCCGACATCAACGTGCCGGAGCTGATCGATGCGCTGCGCTTCCCGGGATTCATCAAGATGGCTTCCAAGTTTGTCGGTGCGGGCATGATGGAGATTGCCCGGTCCGCGCTGATTCCGCTGCAAGTGCGCGAGCTGCAAAAGTTCATCCCCGACATCCACGAGTACGATGTGGCGCGTGGCCCGGCCGGCGTCCGGGCGCAGGCACTCGACAACGACGGCAACCTGGTGGACGATTTTGTGTTCGATCACGGGACGGGCGAGTCGGTGCTGTCGAAAAATATTCTGCACTGCCGCAATGCTCCCTCGCCCGGGGCTACGAGTTCGCTGTCGATCGCTAAAATGATTGCGGACAAGATCGAGCATGAGTTCCATATCGGAAAGTGA
- the LOC121596913 gene encoding post-GPI attachment to proteins factor 2-like, with protein MLPQYERLVDGATSDTGPGGYAAGGGGGGVGSLRRSKFRVRFGRLAVATVMLPVAGFLFCVIWSLLYNFEQANATHCLVYNFLPSLSAAIGNYQPQRFVWQFSVLFHAPFRYAIAFLYKNHHLTLLSRKHRKEWAYLACILNIVELSSLVGLSLWTSSNNYEIHKICFSAFVICSIIYMYLVVLINRLTRTEELLTLAERKSLRYKRRLLLVNVASIMFAVYFFVRHNNHCEPGIYSLFALSEYVFVYSNIGFHMTAYWDFINAHVYFHWRTGIHFSAV; from the exons ATGTTGCCCCAGTACGAACGACTCGTGGATGGCGCGACGAGCGATACTGGCCCGGGCGGATATGCggctggtggcggtggtggtggtgtaggcAGTCTGCGGAGAAGCAAATTCCGCGTCCGCTTTGGCCGGCTGGCCGTGGCGACGGTGATGCTCCCGGTGGCAGGGTTTCTGTTTTGCGTCATCTGGTCGCTGCTGTACAACTTCGAGCAGGCGAACGCGACACACTGTCTGGTGTACAATTTTCTGCCCTCGCTGTCGGCCGCCATCGGCAACTACCAGCCGCAGCGATTCGTGTGGCAGTTTTCGGTCCTGTTCCATGCCCCGTTCCGGTACGCGATTGCCTTTCTGTACAAAAACCATCACCTGACGCTGCTGTCCCGCAAGCACCGCAAAGAATGGGCCTACCTAGCGTGCATACTGAACATCGTGGAGCTAAGCTCGCTTGTTGGGTTGAGTTTATGGACATCCAGCAATAACTACG AAATTCACAAAATTTGTTTCAGTGCCTTTGTGATATGTTCCATCATCTACATGTATCTTGTGGTGCTGATCAATCGGCTCACGCGCACCGAGGAGCTGCTGACGCTGGCGGAGCGTAAATCGCTGCGCTACAAGCGccgcctgctgctggtgaacGTGGCCTCGATTATGTTCGCGGTGTACTTCTTCGTGCGCCACAACAACCACTGCGAGCCGGGCATCTACTCGCTGTTTGCGCTCAGCGAGTACGTGTTCGTGTACTCCAACATCGGCTTCCACATGACGGCCTACTGGGACTTTATCAACGCACACGTGTACTTCCACTGGCGCACCGGCATTCACTTCAGCGCCGTCTGA